In a single window of the Zea mays cultivar B73 chromosome 5, Zm-B73-REFERENCE-NAM-5.0, whole genome shotgun sequence genome:
- the LOC100273589 gene encoding putative cytochrome P450 superfamily protein — protein MAAAVANIGMEWLQDPLSWVFLGTVCLVVLQQLRRRRGKAPLPPGPKPLPIVGNMGMMDQLTHRGLAALAETYGGLLHLRLGRLHAFAVSTPEYAREVLQAQDGAFSNRPATAAIAYLTYDRADMAFAHYGPFWRQMRKLCVMKLFSRRRAETWAAVRDECAALVRAVAVGGGSGGEAVNLGELIFSLTKNVTFRAAFGTRDGEGQEEFIAILQEFSKLFGAFNVGDFLPWLGWMDLQGINRRLRAARSALDRFIDKIIDEHVRRGKSPDDADADMVDDMLAFFVEATPGKATGAAAAADGGDDLHNTLRLTRDNIKAIIMDVMFGGTETVASAIEWAMAEMMHSPDDLRRVQQELADVVGLDRNVSESDLDRLPFLRCVIKETLRLHPPIPLLLHETADDCVVAGYSVPRGSRVMVNVWAIGRHRASWKDADAFRPSRFAAPEGEAAGLDFKGGCFEFLPFGSGRRSCPGMALGLYALELAVAQLAHAFNWSLPDGMKPSEMDMGDIFGLTAPRATRLYAVPTPRLNCPLY, from the exons ATGGCGGCGGCCGTGGCCAATATCGGCATGGAGTGGCTCCAAGACCCTCTGAGCTGGGTGTTCCTGGGCACGGTGTGCTTGGTGGTCCTGCAGCAGCTGCGACGTCGGCGGGGCAAAGCGCCGCTTCCGCCTGGGCCGAAGCCGCTGCCGATCGTAGGCAACATGGGGATGATGGACCAGCTGACGCACCGCGGGCTGGCGGCGCTGGCGGAGACGTACGGCGGGCTGCTGCACCTCCGGCTGGGGCGGCTGCACGCGTTCGCGGTGTCGACGCCCGAGTACGCGCGCGAGGTGCTGCAGGCGCAGGACGGCGCGTTCTCGAACCGGCCTGCGACCGCGGCCATCGCGTACCTGACGTACGACCGCGCGGACATGGCGTTCGCGCACTACGGGCCCTTCTGGCGGCAGATGCGCAAGCTGTGCGTGATGAAGCTGTTCAGCCGGCGGCGCGCCGAGACGTGGGCGGCCGTGCGCGACGAGTGCGCGGCGCTGGTCCGGGCCGTGGCCGTGGGCGGCGGGAGCGGGGGCGAGGCCGTGAACCTGGGCGAGCTCATCTTCAGCCTGACGAAGAACGTGACGTTCCGCGCGGCGTTCGGCACCCGCGACGGCGAGGGCCAGGAGGAGTTCATCGCCATCCTGCAGGAGTTCTCCAAGCTGTTCGGCGCCTTCAACGTGGGCGACTTCCTACCGTGGCTGGGCTGGATGGACCTGCAGGGCATCAACCGGCGCCTGCGCGCCGCCCGCTCCGCGCTGGACCGGTTCATCGACAAGATCATCGACGAGCACGTGAGGCGCGGGAAGAGCCCCGACGACGCCGACGCCGACATGGTCGACGACATGCTCGCGTTCTTCGTCGAGGCCACGCCCGGCAAGgcgacgggcgccgccgccgctgctgacGGCGGCGACGACCTGCACAACACCCTCCGGCTCACGCGCGACAACATCAAGGCCATCATCATG GACGTGATGTTCGGCGGGACGGAGACGGTGGCGTCGGCGATCGAGTGGGCCATGGCGGAGATGATGCACAGCCCCGACGACCTGCGCCGGGTGCAGCAGGAGCTCGCCGACGTCGTGGGCCTCGACCGCAACGTGAGCGAGTCGGACCTGGACAGGCTCCCCTTCCTCAGGTGCGTCATCAAGGAGACGCTCCGGCTGCACCCGCCCATCCCGCTGCTCCTCCACGAGACCGCCGACGACTGCGTCGTGGCCGGGTACTCCGTGCCCAGGGGCTCCCGCGTCATGGTCAACGTCTGGGCCATCGGCCGCCACCGCGCCTCGTGGAAGGACGCCGACGCGTTCCGCCCGTCGCGGTTCGCGGCGCCCGAGGGGGAGGCCGCGGGGCTCGACTTCAAGGGCGGGTGCTTCGAGTTCCTGCCGTTCGGGTCGGGCCGCCGGTCCTGCCCCGGGATGGCGCTCGGCCTGTACGCGCTGGAGCTCGCCGTCGCCCAGCTCGCGCACGCCTTCAACTGGTCGCTGCCCGACGGAATGAAGCCCTCGGAGATGGACATGGGCGACATCTTCGGCCTTACCGCGCCGCGCGCCACGCGGCTCTACGCCGTGCCTACGCCCCGGCTCAACTGCCCCTTGTACTGA